TGTTGAGATCGAACTGAACATGCAGGCTTTTGAGCGTGGCGAAGGGGTTTCCGGCCCACAGACCAGAGACATTCCGATGCACATGCCCGCAAAACAGGTGGGTGGGGCGACGTCTGCGCTTCAGGAGACCGGTCAATCGATCAGCGTTCAATAGTTTCAAACGATCAAGTGCCGGAACCCCGATGTCACAGGGGGGATGGTGCAGAAAGATCAGCAGTGGCTCCTCACCGGCGGCCTCGATCTGACCGGTGATCCACCGCTCTCGGGTGGGGCATAATTCGCCATGATGCTTGCCGTCAGCAGCCTGTGTGTCGAGGTAGAGCAGTTGTGTGCCATCGACGTTCTCGAAGCCTTGAACAAAGCCATCAATGCAGTTGTTTGCAGGGAATATTGATCTGAGCGCACCACGATCATCGTGGTTTCCAACCAAAAGGCGATACGGAAACGGCAGCCGCTCCAGTTCCGCACGCAAGATGGCGTAGGCCCCTGGATTGCGCAACTGGATAAGATCGCCGGTCACCACAAGGCGATCTGCGTCGCAATGAACCGCTGCAATTTCGTCAAGGCACAGGCGCAGGCGGGCCAATGGATCAACACCTTGCGGCCAGTCCTGACCCTGCTCGACAAGGTGCAGGTCCGTCAACCAGATCAGCTTCTTCACGACCGCCCTCCTTTTAGCTGATGCTCGGTCGCGATGGCAGACAGGTCATTGGCCGCGTCCCGCTGTGGGCCACCGGCGGCTTTGCGTTCAGAATAGCGGTCGGTCAGGGTGGCGGTGTGCGGGCGCGTCAGCACCGTGAAGCGGACCAGTTCTTCCACTACATCGACGATCCGATCATAATAAGCCGACGGTTTCATCCGCCCGTCCGCATCAAATTCCTGAAACGCCTTGGCGACGCTGGACTGGTTGGGAATGGTGACCATCCGCATCCAGCGGCCCAGCAGGCGCAGCGTGTTGACCGCGTTGAACGATTGTGACCCGCCCGAGACCTGCATGACAGCCAGCGTGCGCCCCTGTGTCGGGCGCATGCCGCCCATACTCAGCGGCAAATGGTCAATTTGAGTCTTCATGACCCCGGTGATCTGGCCATGGCGCTCGGGGCTGCACCAGATCTGACCTTCGGACCACATCGACAATTCGCGCAACTCATGAACGGCAGGGTGGTCGTCGCCGTTTACCTGATCGGGCAGCGGCAGGTCTGACGGGTCAAAAATACGGGGTTCAGCGCCGAAGTGATGCAACAGCCGTGCGGCCTCTTCGACAACAAGCCGCGAATAGGATTGCGCGCGTAAAGACCCGTAAAGCAGCAGAATACGGGGCGGGTGGGTTGGCGCGGTGGCAAGCGTGGTCGCGGGCCTGTCCTGCGCGAAGCGGGTATCAAGTGCGGGCAGGTAGTCAGGGTCGGTCAGGGTGCGAAGTCTCATGCGTGTTCTTTCGTTGACAAAGGGTTGATTGCGAGAAGGGCCGCCAATCCGGCAAGCCCTAACGCGATGGACAAAAGCAGCGCCCCTGCCCCGTAGCGTTCGATCAGCAGCGCAAACAGAAACGGCGCGCCAGCCTGGGCGAAACGGGCGGGCACCATCAGAACACCTTGCCGGAACCCGTAATTGGCGGGGCCAAAGATCGACAGCGGCAGCGTGCCTTTGGCAATCGTCAGAATGCCGTTTCCAGCGCCATGCAAAACAGTAAAGAGGATCGCGGCAGGCGCGCCGAACACTATGATCGCGACCGCACCAACCGGATGGGCCATGGCGGCCAACCGCGCCGACAGCAGCGGATTGAATCGTTGCAGCACGCCAAATTCCAGCAAGCGCCCGGCGACCTGTGCAGGCCCGACCAGCGCCGCCGCTGCAATTGCAGCCGTTGGCGTGGCACCTGCTTCCTGCAACAGCCGTGGCAGATGTGCGGCCATCGCGGTGCTGGTGAACCATGTCACGGCAAAAACCAGCGCCAGCAGGATCATCAGGAATGTCCGGGGGTCGGCAGGATCTGCGGGCGCGTCGCCGGATGGCACATTCACAACCTCGGGTATCGGCTGCGTGCCGCGTGGGATGAGAAAACGGTTGACCGGCAAGCCGATGAGCAGATGCGCCGCCGCCCAGAAGAAGCACACCATGCGCCAGCCGAATTCCGCATCCAGATAGGCCGAAACGGGCCAGCAGATGGTGCTGGCAAAACCCGCCAGCAGCGTGATGCCGGTGATCGCGCTACGCGCTTTGCGCCCGTAGATACCAGCGAGGGTGGAAAACGCTGCCTCATACAGGCCCATCGCCATGCCGGTGCCGATCAGCAGCCAGCTGGCAAACAGCATGCCCGCCCCCTGCGCCATGCCCAGCATGACCAACCCTGCCGCGAGCACCACGCTGGAGAACGCCAGCACATCACGCCCGCCGAACACATCAATCCTGCGCCCGACAAGCGGCCCGAGGCATGCAGCAATGATGAGCGCTGCGGAGAATGCGCCAAAAACCGTACCCGTTGAGACACCAATGTCGCGTGCCATTGGCACCGCCAGGATTGCGGGCAGGTAATAGGTTGACCCCCAGGCCAACGTTTGCGCGCTGCCAAGGGCGATAACGACGCCGGTCTGTGTGCCTTGTGCAGTCATCGGGTGCCCTTTCCGGCGCATACATTGACGCTCAACCCATCGAACATCAATGCATACGGGTAAAAAAATGTCACTCGGAACAGCATTCGGCTTTTCCCTGCGGCCGGGCAGACACATCTGCTGCCGCTTTGCTCGCGATAATGCAATCCGTTGCCTCCATCCAGGCATCAACGGCGGTCTGGAAAGCGTCGCGCCCTTTCGGGGTGATGGCATAAACCTTGCGCGCGCGCCCCTGAACGGTGTCGACATGCGATGTCAGGTATCCCCCCGCCTCGAATTCGTTCAGCATCGGATAAACTGTCCCCTCCGTCGGGCTGCAACAGCCATCGGTTGATCGTTCAACCGCCTGCACAACCTCATAGCCGTGCATCGCTTTCTTGTGGAGGACGCAGAGCACAAAGAACTTGGACAGCGACATCTTGATTGTGCCCTGCCAATAGGCCGGATCGGCGTAGTCGGGTGACTGGCGCGCAGGTCGCCGGGTTGATGTGCGGGGTGGTGTCATGGGGGTGAAGTTATACCTTGATGATCAAGGTGTCAAGCGGGTGCCGGACGTTCCTGTTGCGTTTCATCGCCCGGAAAACACACGATCATGCGCAGATGCTGATGTTCATTGACAGTCATCATTTCATGACTGAAACGAGTCACCGCTTTGCCATCCGTGAACTGGCTGATCCCCCGGATATAGTTGCCCCGCGCTGGCTGATCCCACCAGCGCCTGAAATCCGCAGACAGCTTCTTCAGGTCATCAACCAGCGCCAGCAGGGCCGGATTGTCGGGCAGCACTGCCAGATCGCACCGGAAACTTGCAATCAGGCGCGGGCCATCGTCGTAAAAGGACGGGTGATGGCGGCGAAACTCTGGATCGGCAAACACCATCCTGAGAAAGTTGCGGTTAACACGCTCGCGCGCTGCAAACCCGAACAGGCGATCCGCCGCCGCGTTCCACGCCACGACATCCCAGCCAAGACTGATGACATAGGCAGGCATCATATCCAGCGCATCCATGATCTGCTGAATATGGGGGGTCACCGCTGGCCAGTCGTAGATATCGGCTGGCGGGGGCCGCCGGTGCGCAAGCAAAAACAGATGGCAGCACTCGGCATCGCCAAGTTTCAGCGCGCGGGAAATGTTAAGCAAAAAAGCCTCGGACACGCCGATATCGCGGCCCTGTTCAAACCATGTGTACCATGTCAGCCCAACCCCTGCGAGGGCCGCCACCTCCTCACGCCGCAGGCCCGGTGTGCGGCGGCGGCCGGTTTCGGGCAGGCCGACATCGGCGGGCGAAAGGCGTTCGCGCTGCTGGCGCAGGAAGTCTGACAGTTCTGCACGGGTGCGGTCAAGGGATCGGGTGGTCATGGCTATTGCTTTCAACAACAGGATAAAAAGTTCCATTGTAACAGGATTAATTTCACACATGTCTGGCCCCTGATCAAGGAGGCACGCATGACCATTGACGCAACTTTTCACCCGCGCAGCCCGCGTGACGCAGCCAGCATCAGAACGTGGCTGGGGCTGGCCGTGCTGGCGCTGCCCACCGCCTTGCTGGGGCTGGATGTGACATTACTGTATCTTGCACTTCCCGCGCTGGCGGCAGATCTGAGGCCCACCAGCACGCAGGCGCTGTGGATCATGGATGCCTATGGCTTCATGATCGCGGGGTTTCTGATCACCATGGGTTCGCTGGGGGATCGCATCGGTCGGCGCAAATTGCTGATGATCGGGGCGGTGGCCTTTGCTGCCGCCTCGGTTCTGGCGGCATTTTCCACCAGCGCCGAAATGCTGATCCTTGCGCGGGCGGCACTTGGCGTGGCGGGCGCGACGCTGATGCCCAGCACGCTGGCGCTGATCAGCAATATGTTCCATGTCCCCGCGCAACGCGCTTTGGCAATCGGGGTCTGGGCCACAATGTTTGCGCTGGGAATGGCGGCAGGCCCGCTGGTCGGCGGGCTGTTGCTGGAGCAGTTCTGGTGGGGGTCCGCCTTTCTGGTGGCATTGCCCGTTGTGGCGGTCCTGCTGGTCACCGGGCCGGTCCTGCTGCCCGAATATCGCGACCCGTCAGGCGGCAGGCTGGACCTGACCAGCGCGGTCCTTTCACTGCTGGCGATCCTTCCGGGGATCTATGCGCTGAAGGAGGTGGCCAAATATGGCATCGATCTTCCGTCAGCACTGGCCTTCGCGGCAAGTGCGGTGCTGGCGGTCGTGTTCGTGCGCCGCCAGCTGGCCTTGCGACACCCGTTGCTGGATGTCCGGCTGTTTTCGAACCGGGCTTTCACGGTGGCGCTGATCATATTGCTGTTCGGTCTGGTCAGTGTCGGCGGCACCATGCTGCTGGTCACGCAGTATCTGCAACTGGTCGCGGGGTTTTCGCCGCTGGTTGCCGGAATGTGGATGGGGCCACCGGCGCTGATGATGTTCATCGCGGGCATCGCAGCGCCCCTGATGGCGCGACAGGTGCGGTCGGGTATTGTCATCGGGGGTGCCCTTGCCCTGTCAGCCCTTGGCTATCTGCTGCTGAGCACTATTGCGCCGACAAGTGGCATTGCGCCCTTGATCGTCGGGTTCTCGCTTGCCTATCTTGGGCTGGGGACCATCGCCGCGCTGGGAACGGACCTTGTGGTCGGCACCGCGCCACCGGCCAAGGCGGGTTCTGCATCGGCCATGTCAGAGATGGTGCAGGAACTGGGGGTCGCGCTTGGTGTGGCAATTCTCGGCAGCCTGACAACCTTCATCTACCGCCGCGAGATTTTCGATGTGCTGCCATCTGGTCTGCGTGGGGCTGATGCAGATGCGGCGGCAGACAGCCTTGCCCAAGCTTACGCAGCTCAGGATACGCTGCCGGACGGGCTGTTCGTGGCAGCGCAAAACGCCTTTGTCGCGGGGTTGAACGGGGCCGCGATGGTGGCAGCACTCATCGCGACCGCGCTTTCGATCCTGTCGGTTCTGGCCCTGCGGCATGTTACGGTCGCCCGGACACAGGAAGATTAGCGTGCGCCCCCCCATGCCTTCAGATACCACACGGCGCTGCACGTTGTCAGTATGTCACGCGCGCCCCCCCGCGGATGGTCTTTGGCAGAGGGTGAAATGCCCTGACTGCCGCATTCCCGAACTGCGCCGACGGCGTCCGAAACGGAAACCCCAAGCCGGTAACCTTATGCCACCATCCGCGAGCCGCGCATCAATTTCGTGCAATGGCCCTGCAAAGCATTGCCAACGCAGAACGGATCAGGGGTGCAATCTCCGGATTGCGCGCCAGTTCCTGTGCGTCCATCCCCGTGCCGGCCACAGGAACAGCAATGGATGCGTCTTCGACATAATCGCCCAAAAGACGAAGGGTCGCAGAAAGATGCTCCTGTGCAGATTGCGATCGGGGGGACGCATTTATCAGCGCGACCGGCTTACCCTCAAGGCCGCTATTCCCAACTGTCCAATCGACGGCATTCTTCATCACACCAGCCACCCCGTGTGCATACTCGGGACTGCATATAACCAGACCATCGGCCAGACTTAGACGCGCAAGGAAATGTGCGACGGGGGCCGGATGTGGCTCTTTATCGATATCCGGATTGAAATGCGGTAATTTTCCAATCCCATCATACACATCAATGTTCACGTTTTCCGGCGCCAGATACGGCAGAGAGTCGATCAGGGACTTATTGGATGAATTTTCACGCAAACTTCCTGACACTGCCATTATTCTCATAAATTGTCTCCTTTAGGGTCGGAACCACCGCCTGAAATATATGTCCCCGCCGCCCGCACACGCTTCTCGATGAACGCCTGCTCTGGGACGACACGGGGCGGGAATCGTGGCAGGAACGCAGGCGGCATGCCAGTCACGATGCAAGATCAATAGCATCCGCCGACGCTTCGGCAGGACCGGCGCTGTCCGGTGCCTGTTCGCCTGCCGTGCGGATGGTCTTTGGCAGATAGCGCAATGCCATCAGCGCCACGCCCGCAGAAACGATGGCGGCACCCAGCGCGGAAATTTGCAACCCAGACGTAAAGGCATCCCGCGCGGCCTGTAGAATTGCGGTGCCTGCGCCCGCCTCTGCTTGTGCAGCGACTGCGATAGCCGCGCCGAGGGTTTCAGACGCGCGGTCCGTCAGCGCCGCAGGGATGTCTGCACCAACGCCGCTGGCAAAGCCGGTTTTATAGATCGCGGTTGCAAGGCTGCCGAACAGCGCAATGCCAAGCGCCATTCCAAGCTCTGTGCCGGTTTCCGAAATGGCCGAGGCCGCCCCCGCCTGCTTTGCCGGGGCCGAACTGATGATCAGGTCGGTGCCAAGAATGCCCACTGGTGTCATCCCGATGCTCAGCAAAGTCATGCCCCCCACGACCATGGCCAACCCGTTGAACTGGCCAAGCATCGCAAACAGAAAAAGGCTGACCGCGCCGGTCGCAAGCCCCGCCGCAATCAGGCGATTGGGGGCAATCCGCTGCGAAAGCGCGGGCACCGCAAAGGCAACCAGCGGCCCCGCAAGGCTTGAAGGCAGCAGCCACAGTCCCGCTTCAAGCGGCGAAAGGCCCAGAACGCCTTGCAGATACTGATAGATCAGAAACATCGCGCCCGAAATCGCAAAGACCGCAAGCGAAAGTGACGCCAGCGAGGCAGTGAAACCTGTGTTGCGGAACAGCTTGAGATCAAGCAACGGGTCTTCAAGCCGGATCTGCCTGCGCACAAACAGCGTGCCGATCGCCAGCCCTGTCAGGGCCGCTGCGCCGATTTGCCAGATGCTGCCGTATTTGGCCGCTTCCTTAAGGGCGAAGACCAGAAGCAGAATGGCCGCAAGGGCCATAACGACCGAGGGCGGATCAAGCCGCGACTTCTCGTCATTGCGGAATTCCGGAAGCAGAACCGGCCCGGCAATCAGAAGCAGAAGCATGACCGGGACAGCAAGCAGAAACACCGATCCCCACCAGAACCAGACCAGCATGACTCCGCCCACCAGCGGGCCGATGATCGCGCCGATCATGAAACTGGTCATCCAGACGGTGACTGCGGTGGTCCGCTGCGCCGGATCGTCAAACATGTTGCGAATAAGCGAAAGGGTCGACGGCATCAGGGTTGCCCCCGCAACACCCAAAAGGGCGCGCGCGGCAATCAGCATTTCCGTGGTCGGCGCAAACGCCGCGAGCACCGAGGCAAAGCCGAAGGCCGCAGCGCCGATCATCAAAAGCTTCCGCCGCCCGATCCAGTCGCCGATATTGCCCATGATGATCAGAAATCCGGCAATCATGAAGCCATAGATATCAACAATCCACAGAAGTTGAGAGCTCGAAGGCTCCAGCGCCGCACTCAGGCTTGGCACGGCCAGATGCAGGACCGTCATATCCATGGCAAGCAACAGGGTCGGCAACGCGAGAACGCCAAGCCCGATCCATTCGCGTTTTGTGGCCCGCCGTGGCAAAGCGCGTGGTGTGGGGTTGATGGTTTCGTGGCCAGTCATTTCTGATTCCTTTCGGCGATGTGCCACGGCTGTATAAAAGTTCAAGTCCACTTGAACTCAAGCAGAAAAATGCAACGTCTGATTGCCACCGCTACAGGGTCGGCCACAGCATCGCTGCCGGGATTCCGCGCTGCATTCCCCAGAATAGTTCTGAAGGTGCATGTCTCAAATCTGGTCCAGAACCTGACCTATCGAGGGGCCGATATAGCCTTGCGCCACGCCAGTTCACCAGCGGAAGGGCTGGTCGGCCGCAAGCTGGGCACCATCCGGCAGGCGATCTTCGTGCATCATTCGCTTGCCGAACACCGGCTGGACACGCTGCCCGCAATCGGCCCCGGTGATGACCTGCCCTACCCCGCCCTGCACGCGGCAATGCGCAGCACCGGGTTACTGCCGAACTGCACCGTCCGCCTGAACTCCATCCTGTCGATGCACCATGCGGTCCGCCATCTGGGCGGCGCAGGGATTTTGCCGGTCTATCTGGGCGGCAGTGATCCGAACCTGTTTCAATGCAGCGAACCAATCGCGGCACTTGATACCGATCTTTGGCTTCTTACAGACGCCGCTTTGCGCAGGACCGCGCGGGTCTGCGCCGTTCTGGACTATTTCGGCACTTGCAGCGCGTTGCGCGCCAAACTGGCGTAGTTCACCCCCAAAAGCCGCATTACGCCGCGGATTCCCTGCGCAGCAATATGATTGTCCCCGCCGGGTCAGATGTCCAATGTCCGGTGACACCATTCAGCGGCTCCAATTCGTCACGCTGCGGGCTGCCGAGGGCGGCAAGGGCGGCGGTGGGTGCGTCGTCAAACAGTTCGATCCAGACATCGGTCTGGCTCTGATGCGGCACCTTGTCGATCCACAGGGTCATCGCGCCAAATTCAAAGCCGGTGCTTTCATCAAGCTCGCGCGCCACCTTCAGGCCGACTTGGTCGCGGTAGAAGGCAACCGTGTCATCCCACCTGTGCAGGGGCACTTTGATGGCGATATTCTTTCCCGGTTTCATTGTGGTTCTCCTTGATAAAGGCGGGTTACTTGTAGAAGCCGTCGCGCAGGTTGATGCCATGCTCCAGCCACGCTTTCATCGCGCAAAGCATGCCTGTCCAACCTTCGCAGTTGCCAAAGCACGACCGCAGCCCGACGTCAGTTTCTGGCCAGCCATACTCGCTGATCCGCACCAGGGTCCGGCCATCGTCAAGCGCCTGAAAACTCATGGTGACGGTGGTCCATGTGTCCAGATCACCATCAGCTTCCCATTGCAGGACGATCCGTTCATTCGCGACCACCTCTTGCACCAGCACCGGAAAGGCACCCGGAAAATCGTGGAAATCCCATGTCACTTCCGCCCCGCTCACCAGCCGCCCCTTGGCGCCGCCGGTGGTGAAATACTGGGACAGCGTGTCGGGGTTCACCACGGCCTCGAACACCTGCTCAACCGGCTTGGCGATGCGCCCCGCGACAGTGAATTTCAGTTCCATTGTACGAATCCCTCTTGCTTTTTCGCAATTATGTTATAAATTTATAACATGTCAACCGAAGATACATATGATCTGCTTTTCAAAGCCCTTGGCCACCGCGCCCGCAGGCAGATGCTGGACCTGCTGAAAGACGCGCCACAGACCACGGGCGCACTATGCGATGCGCTGCCAGAGATTGACCGCTGCACTGTCATGCAACACCTTAGGGTTCTGGAAAAGGCGGGGTTGGTTGTGGTGGAACGGCGCGGACGCGAACGCTGGAACCACCTTGATGCACTGCCCATCCACGACATCCAGCAGCGCTGGATCGGGCCTTATGCGGCGCATGCGGTTTCCATGATGGCGCAGATCAGGCACGCTGTGGACGATGAAACAGGTTCAGCGACGACAGCCCGCACCAAGGACGACGACCCCGCGAAGCCATAATTCCCCCTGCCCCGTACACCCTGAAGTTGCGTCAGGGCGTGGCCCTTATGCGTTGTGCAAAGCAAGGGTCACCATCATTTCCAGCTTATACTTGTATATGCAAGTATTATGGATTACACAGAGTCCAAAGACGATTCCGCAACGGGCGGCATGCGCCAGCACGGCACGGACAACCGGAAACACATGCCCAACCGCGACAAACCGGAGAGGATGATCATGACCACACCCCTGATCGTATCGCGCGAAGAATGGCTTGAGGCCCGCAAGCGCCATCTGGAGCACGAAAAGGAAATGACCCGCATGCGTGACCGGCTCGCGCAAGAGCGCAGGGCGCTGCCGTGGGTCAGAGTCGAAAAACCCTATGTCTTTGACACGCCAGAGGGTGAGCGCAGCCTGTCAGACCTTTTCGATGGCCGCAGCCAGCTTATCATCCACCACTTCATGTTCCATCCCGACTGGGACGCGGGCTGCAAAAGCTGCTCGTTCGATGCGGACCACGCCGAAGGGGCGCTGGTGCATCTGGAAAACCACGACGTGTCATATGTGCGCGTCTGCCGCGCGCCGCTTGCAAAGATCATGGCCTACAAAAAGCGCATGGGCTGGCGGGCCAGATGGGTGTCGTCTTTCGGGTCGGATTTTAACTACGATTACCACGTTTCTTTCACGCCGGAAGACCTGGCCACAGGCGCGGTATTCTACAATTACCGGCAGGAGGAGGGGTATGACGAATTGCCCGGTTTGAGCGTCTTTTTCAAGGCTGAGGACGGCACCGTCTATCACACCTATTCAAGCTATGCGCGCGGCAATGAAGAAGTCATGGGGGCTTACATGTATCTCGACATCACCCCGAAAGGCCGCAACGAGAGCAAGATCATGGACTGGATTCGCCGCCATGATGAATACCCGACGGCACAGTGACCGCAATCGACTCTTTACCAAAACTGGAACCACGATGACCGACCTTGTGACAATCAGCCTGCCGGTCGCCGACCGCCGCAGATCGCATGATTTCTATCGCCACGCGCTTGACCTGCAAACCGTCGGCGACCTTCTGGAAGACGACCTGCCCGAGCCGCTTCAGTTCTGCGTCAATCAGGGCCTGCGCCTGATGCTTGTTCCCGACGATGGCTTCGGCTTCGTGATAGCCCCCAGAAAACCTGCCCTTGGGGGGCCGGTTGAATGCCTGCTGTCGATCAGTGTGCAGACGCAAGCCGATGTCCGCGCCCTCAGGGATAAATGGGTTGCGGCGGGGGGCAGCATTCTCAGCGAACCGTCGCAGAAGCCCTGGGGCTTCAACGGCGTATTTGCCGATCCCGATGATCACCTGTGGATGATCCTTGCCGCCCCCTGACGGCACAAACGGCACTGCGTTACTGTCCGGCCTTCAGGGATTGCGTTTGTTCCGGCCCGCGGCTGGCCAGCAGGGCGGGAAGTTTTTTCCGGATAAGGGATTTCCAGCCGGTGCCAAGAACAAGGCGCGGCACGATGGCCGAAAGCCCTTTGAAGCCTGAATGCGTGAGGCGCAGATGTGTGGCAATGCCTGCATCCTCCAGCTCGAAACTTACAAGCGTATCGATACCGCCGCCGGTCCATGTCAGCACCAGCCGCGAAGGCGCTTCCAGAACTTTCACCGTGCTCTGCACAATCCCGTCGAAGCCCGGCGCGGGTTTGGTGCGGAAGGTGAATGAATGCCCCACTTCGGGGCGGAAATCATTGGGCATCAACCATGCGGCCAATTGGTCTGAATCGATCAGCGCCGCCCACACCATGTCACGCGGGAAAGGCAGCGTCTGTTCAATGACGATGTCACGCATGGACTCCTCCTAATTCTTGCGTCTGGCAAGATGCGCGTTCAGCGCACCCAGTTTGTCGTTCCAGAAGATTTCGTATTTGGAAAGCCAGTCGGCGATAATCTGAAGCTCTGGCGCGTTGACCTGATAGTAGCGGTTCCGCCCTGCCCTGCGTTCGCTCACCAGCCCGGCCTGTTTAAGAACCTGCAAATGCTGCGACACAGCGGGCTGGCTGATCCCCAGCATCTGCGTCAGCGCCCCGACCGAGCATTCTTCGCTCAGCATGGCGTCCAGCATCTTGCGCCGCCCCGGATCGGCGACGGCGCGAAAAGGATCCTGAGAGGCGGCGATACGGCCCATGACATTCCCATCAGTGATTGCTTATGGATAACACATAGGCAATCACTGATATATAGTCAACCCTTCAGACAAATGCCCCTGCTAGATCGGCGAGACACCGAACAAAAACGCATGCAGTCCACCGATGAAGATCATATAGAGGGCAAGACCGCCGATAATGGCGATGGCGTCATTGCGGCCCCAAGGGGTTCTGGCCACAGCCACACCGCCTTCGCGCCGAAGCAGCGATTGCCGGTCCACAAAGGCCCAGACCAGAAAGCTTCCGAACAGCAACAGATGGGCCAGCGTTCCATTCGCCATCAGGTGCGCCACAGCCCAAAGCATCGTGGCGACAAGCATCGGATGGCTGACAATCTGCGCGATACGCCCTTTTATGTAGGCAGCCAGCAACAGCGGAAAGACCGGAAGCATCACAAGCAGCGCCATACGCCGCAGCGCATGAGGCGGGTAATATAGGACCACCGGGTCCTGACGCGCCAGCCCAAAGCCCAGAATGATCAGCACAAAACCTGCGCCCGCGACGGCAGTATAGCGCCACATCCACGCCCCCCTGCCGCCCCCGCGCGCGATGACCCGCGCACGGATATCCGGCATGACAATCTGGACAGAATGCATCCCGAGGAACAGAATCAGGCCGAGGATGAGAATGGTCATGACAGGCTCCGGTTTTCTGTTTGTGATATATAGTTACTTTTGTTAGAATCAATAACAAAACCGGAGAATTCATCATGACCGACCACCGCAGCAAAGTCCGTGCGCGCACTTATCAGGAAATCCGGCAGGTCGCGCGCGATCTGCTGGTGGCCGAGGGGTTGCAGGCTGTCACCATCAACGCCGTGGCGCGCCGCATGGGGATGAGCGGGCCTGCGATCTATCGCTATTATGACAGCCATGATGACCTTATCGCCGGACTGACGGCCGAGTTTTATCGCGAGGTCACAGTAGCGATAGAAGGTGCGCGCGTGTCCGGCACCGTGAACCTTGTGCCCATGAACCGCGCCTTGCGTCACTGGGCGATCACCAACAGCGCCGGTTTCCGCCTGATCTTCGCAAGCCCCCCACTGGCACCGCCCGCTGACCTGAACCCCACCCTGACCACACGCGAAGATCGTGCGGCGGCAGGTGCCTTTGGTGCGGTATTCTTTGACGAGGTTGCGGCGATCTGGGATCAGAAAGGCTTTCCAACGCCCAAGCCTGCCTCAGTGGCGCCAGCACTCTGGCACCAGCTGGAGCGTTATGCGGGCGAGA
Above is a window of Roseinatronobacter sp. S2 DNA encoding:
- a CDS encoding phosphodiesterase, translated to MKKLIWLTDLHLVEQGQDWPQGVDPLARLRLCLDEIAAVHCDADRLVVTGDLIQLRNPGAYAILRAELERLPFPYRLLVGNHDDRGALRSIFPANNCIDGFVQGFENVDGTQLLYLDTQAADGKHHGELCPTRERWITGQIEAAGEEPLLIFLHHPPCDIGVPALDRLKLLNADRLTGLLKRRRRPTHLFCGHVHRNVSGLWAGNPFATLKSLHVQFDLNMADDDMSRSLERPGYAVVLVGSSKIVVNYRDLQAS
- the arsH gene encoding arsenical resistance protein ArsH produces the protein MRLRTLTDPDYLPALDTRFAQDRPATTLATAPTHPPRILLLYGSLRAQSYSRLVVEEAARLLHHFGAEPRIFDPSDLPLPDQVNGDDHPAVHELRELSMWSEGQIWCSPERHGQITGVMKTQIDHLPLSMGGMRPTQGRTLAVMQVSGGSQSFNAVNTLRLLGRWMRMVTIPNQSSVAKAFQEFDADGRMKPSAYYDRIVDVVEELVRFTVLTRPHTATLTDRYSERKAAGGPQRDAANDLSAIATEHQLKGGRS
- a CDS encoding MFS transporter, with the protein product MTAQGTQTGVVIALGSAQTLAWGSTYYLPAILAVPMARDIGVSTGTVFGAFSAALIIAACLGPLVGRRIDVFGGRDVLAFSSVVLAAGLVMLGMAQGAGMLFASWLLIGTGMAMGLYEAAFSTLAGIYGRKARSAITGITLLAGFASTICWPVSAYLDAEFGWRMVCFFWAAAHLLIGLPVNRFLIPRGTQPIPEVVNVPSGDAPADPADPRTFLMILLALVFAVTWFTSTAMAAHLPRLLQEAGATPTAAIAAAALVGPAQVAGRLLEFGVLQRFNPLLSARLAAMAHPVGAVAIIVFGAPAAILFTVLHGAGNGILTIAKGTLPLSIFGPANYGFRQGVLMVPARFAQAGAPFLFALLIERYGAGALLLSIALGLAGLAALLAINPLSTKEHA
- a CDS encoding PadR family transcriptional regulator, whose translation is MTPPRTSTRRPARQSPDYADPAYWQGTIKMSLSKFFVLCVLHKKAMHGYEVVQAVERSTDGCCSPTEGTVYPMLNEFEAGGYLTSHVDTVQGRARKVYAITPKGRDAFQTAVDAWMEATDCIIASKAAADVSARPQGKAECCSE
- a CDS encoding helix-turn-helix transcriptional regulator; this translates as MCEINPVTMELFILLLKAIAMTTRSLDRTRAELSDFLRQQRERLSPADVGLPETGRRRTPGLRREEVAALAGVGLTWYTWFEQGRDIGVSEAFLLNISRALKLGDAECCHLFLLAHRRPPPADIYDWPAVTPHIQQIMDALDMMPAYVISLGWDVVAWNAAADRLFGFAARERVNRNFLRMVFADPEFRRHHPSFYDDGPRLIASFRCDLAVLPDNPALLALVDDLKKLSADFRRWWDQPARGNYIRGISQFTDGKAVTRFSHEMMTVNEHQHLRMIVCFPGDETQQERPAPA
- a CDS encoding MFS transporter; the encoded protein is MTIDATFHPRSPRDAASIRTWLGLAVLALPTALLGLDVTLLYLALPALAADLRPTSTQALWIMDAYGFMIAGFLITMGSLGDRIGRRKLLMIGAVAFAAASVLAAFSTSAEMLILARAALGVAGATLMPSTLALISNMFHVPAQRALAIGVWATMFALGMAAGPLVGGLLLEQFWWGSAFLVALPVVAVLLVTGPVLLPEYRDPSGGRLDLTSAVLSLLAILPGIYALKEVAKYGIDLPSALAFAASAVLAVVFVRRQLALRHPLLDVRLFSNRAFTVALIILLFGLVSVGGTMLLVTQYLQLVAGFSPLVAGMWMGPPALMMFIAGIAAPLMARQVRSGIVIGGALALSALGYLLLSTIAPTSGIAPLIVGFSLAYLGLGTIAALGTDLVVGTAPPAKAGSASAMSEMVQELGVALGVAILGSLTTFIYRREIFDVLPSGLRGADADAAADSLAQAYAAQDTLPDGLFVAAQNAFVAGLNGAAMVAALIATALSILSVLALRHVTVARTQED
- a CDS encoding NADPH-dependent FMN reductase; the encoded protein is MRIMAVSGSLRENSSNKSLIDSLPYLAPENVNIDVYDGIGKLPHFNPDIDKEPHPAPVAHFLARLSLADGLVICSPEYAHGVAGVMKNAVDWTVGNSGLEGKPVALINASPRSQSAQEHLSATLRLLGDYVEDASIAVPVAGTGMDAQELARNPEIAPLIRSALAMLCRAIARN